GCCAAGTTGCGGCAAATCGAAAGCCCAAGTCCCGTGCCACCATAAAAACGAGTCGTAGAACTTTCGGCCTGCGTAAACGGCGAAAATATATGTTCCAACTGCCGCGCCGAAATACCAATACCCGTATCTTTTATCTTGAAAACAAGGCCAACATTGTCCGTTTCGACGGCTGCTGGATTAAGACCAATTTCTAATTCTACTTGCCCTTTGTGCGTGAATTTAACGGCATTGCTCAACAAATTCATCAGGATTTGGCGCAAACGAAACACATCACCCACCAAGAAATTAGGTACATCTGGAGCAATGTTACAAATCAGTTCAACATTTTTAGTATGCGCTTTCAGGCTAATAATTTTCATCGCTTCGCTTACAACTTTCTGTAAATCAAAAGTTACTGGCGATATTTCGAGCTTTCCAGCTTCTATTTTAGAAAAATCCAGAATGTCGTTAATAATGGTCAGCAGCGAATCAGAACTATTTTTGATAGTTTCCAAATAATCGCGTTGCTGGGCGGAAACAGGCGTTTCGAGCAACAAATCCACAAAACCCATAATCCCGTTCATTGGCGTACGGATTTCGTGACTCATATTGGCCAAAAACTCCGACTTGGCTACATTGGCTTGTTCGGCTTGCTTTTTGGCTTGCTCTAATTTCTGCTCGATTTCTTTACGATGCGTAATGTCTTGCGCCACTGCAATAATTTGTTTTGCGCGGCCTTGTCCATCGCGCAGGAAAAGCGTGTTGCGCAAATGAACCCAGCGATACAAGCCATCTTTATGCAAAACACGGTACTCGTATTCCTGCACAGCGTTGTTGTCCATGCCATCAAACAAACTCAATTGATAACGAACAATGGCTACATCGTCGGGATGAACCAAAGCAGGCCCTCCCTTTTCCTCCTGAAGCTGTGCCACCTCCTCTGGTGTATATCCAAGCAAAGCAGTCATTTCTCTATTGCTATAAATATTGCGTTTAAGTTGCATGTCGTACACAAACAGGACACCAGGCGTCGTATCGGCAATTTTCTCAATAAATTTCTGCTTTTCGAGTGCGTCATTTTGTGCCGTATTGCTTTCCTCCAACGCCTCATTGAGTGCATTCACCGACTCGCTCAAACGTAGAATAACAGGCCTGAAAATATAGTATCCCTCCAAAAACAGAAGAATTATGACCAAAATGGTGGTGATAAGATTGGCTATTTGATGCTTTTGCGCCAACACTTCCGAGCGTTCGTTGTAATGCGTAATCACATTATCCATCGTACGCATCCATGCCGACTCGTTTTCAAACAAAATTATGATGTTTTTACTCACAAATTCCTTGTCGGTCGGATGAGTCAATATAGCGTCAAAAGTATGCGTAAGTGTCTGAAAATAAGGCTCAGTCTCTTGCAAAAGTGTTTGTGCCTTTTGGTCATTATTGGCAGGCAAACGCAACGAGTCGTCGCCTAATCTCAAGCCTTTTTGATGATTTTTCCAGCGGCGTAACCCCCTACTAATGCGTTTCAAAGTCTCTTGTTGCTCTGCGGGTGTGTTACGACCATGTTCTAATATCAACACATTTTTTTCTAATTTCTGAAAAATCATGCGCTGCGTTCGTGCCACATTGATATAATGCAAACAATCTTGTTGCTGTTTGCTAATCGGGACAGTAAAAAAGAAGCCGACAAAAGCCACCAATGCAATAAGCGACAAGGCCACTATATAACTAATGACAAGCCGCCGTATATAAAACTGGGTTAGTTGAATGGCCATAAGGTAACACAATAGATGATTGAAAGATAAAAAATATAAGCATCAGGTAGCTGAAGCCTGACGGATCGTGCTAAATGCCGATGTGATAATGTATTGCGTAAAGTTAGTCTTTTCTACACAATATAGAAAAAAACTAATAGCAATTACCTTTTTTATCCTTCAAAAAA
This genomic stretch from Flexibacter flexilis DSM 6793 harbors:
- a CDS encoding response regulator, which encodes MAIQLTQFYIRRLVISYIVALSLIALVAFVGFFFTVPISKQQQDCLHYINVARTQRMIFQKLEKNVLILEHGRNTPAEQQETLKRISRGLRRWKNHQKGLRLGDDSLRLPANNDQKAQTLLQETEPYFQTLTHTFDAILTHPTDKEFVSKNIIILFENESAWMRTMDNVITHYNERSEVLAQKHQIANLITTILVIILLFLEGYYIFRPVILRLSESVNALNEALEESNTAQNDALEKQKFIEKIADTTPGVLFVYDMQLKRNIYSNREMTALLGYTPEEVAQLQEEKGGPALVHPDDVAIVRYQLSLFDGMDNNAVQEYEYRVLHKDGLYRWVHLRNTLFLRDGQGRAKQIIAVAQDITHRKEIEQKLEQAKKQAEQANVAKSEFLANMSHEIRTPMNGIMGFVDLLLETPVSAQQRDYLETIKNSSDSLLTIINDILDFSKIEAGKLEISPVTFDLQKVVSEAMKIISLKAHTKNVELICNIAPDVPNFLVGDVFRLRQILMNLLSNAVKFTHKGQVELEIGLNPAAVETDNVGLVFKIKDTGIGISARQLEHIFSPFTQAESSTTRFYGGTGLGLSICRNLAYLMGGTIRAESVVGLGSSFVCELPFGLASEFLLEKDNQSSSIGQVAGWKVLIVDDNELNLELLSKMLTGWKMQVVAVSNTALALAHLQKAQKENTPFQLLLTDSNMPESDGFVLVQQAKELGCDTNLVVMMLSSSDVAGEVQRANKSKIDGYLLKPVMAFELQRAILAAVEKATLRQPPRPKKHFRILLAEDNTVNQKLAQTLLERAGHKVLIVTNGEEAIQQYNAQPFDLILMDVQMPVIDGLTAARIIRNAEASTTRHTPIVAMTASAMKGDKERCLAAGMDAYLTKPLQVEVLYGVLEQWQGAFDNVPLPTENQSDIIPVFDAAKALARLQSSDLLRDLLQMFLVEAQSRWEEANVLLAQKEAEKAIQATHGVVGMAAAVGLESLEMNLRELESLLKAETIDWEQVQNKQALAAQIFQQSKETITDYLLAKEV